In a single window of the Pseudomonas entomophila genome:
- a CDS encoding DUF1302 domain-containing protein, with translation MTSANPFWRRARLPLAVSLASTLASPAFAVSFNIGEIEGQFDSSLSIGASWSTANPNKNLIGVNNGGKGLSQTSDDGHLNFKKGETFSKIFKGIHDLELKYGDTGVFVRGKYWYDFELKDEHREFKDISDSNRKEGAKSSGAELLDAFVYHNYSIADLPGSVRLGKQVVSWGESTFIGGGINSINPIDVSAFRRPGAEVKEGLIPVNMFYISQSLTDNLSAEAFYQIEWDQTVVDNCGTFFSQPDIIADGCNNNLRVLNSSRTVPGAAQQFLATRGVNINEEGVMVGRGPDRDARDSGQFGVAMRYMFEPLDTEFGAYFMNYHSRAPIFSATGAPQSVYAGLAGLPAQLRSLAPIIVAGNSKYFVEYPEDIRLYGLSFSTTLPTGTAWSGELSYRPNAPVQLNTTDILFAGVRPIGGALANASLLNGVPGQDLHGYRRKEITQFQTTLTHFFDQVMGASRMTVVGEVGVTHVGGLENAHEVRYGRDPVYGPGPLPATGGANTCQALNASTIAGAGAGASTANLNRKCENDGYTTSTSWGYRARVIWDYNDVFAGVNLKPNVAWSHDVSGYSPGPGGNFEEGRKAISLGLDAEYQNTYTASLSYTNFFDGKYTTVDDRDFVALSFGVNF, from the coding sequence ATGACATCTGCAAACCCGTTCTGGCGCCGGGCACGTCTGCCCTTGGCCGTCAGCCTCGCTTCTACGCTCGCAAGTCCTGCTTTCGCGGTCAGCTTCAACATCGGTGAAATCGAAGGCCAGTTCGACTCGTCGCTCTCCATCGGCGCCAGCTGGTCGACAGCCAACCCGAACAAGAACCTCATCGGGGTCAACAACGGCGGCAAGGGGTTGTCGCAAACCTCCGACGATGGCCACCTCAACTTCAAGAAGGGCGAGACCTTCTCGAAGATCTTCAAGGGCATCCACGACCTCGAGCTCAAGTACGGTGACACCGGCGTGTTCGTCCGTGGCAAGTACTGGTACGACTTCGAGCTCAAGGATGAACACCGCGAGTTCAAGGACATCAGCGACTCCAACCGCAAGGAGGGCGCCAAGTCTTCTGGTGCGGAGCTGCTCGACGCCTTCGTCTACCACAACTACTCCATCGCCGACCTGCCAGGCTCGGTGCGCCTGGGCAAGCAGGTGGTCAGCTGGGGTGAGAGCACCTTCATCGGTGGCGGCATCAACTCGATCAACCCGATCGACGTGTCTGCCTTCCGCCGCCCAGGTGCCGAGGTCAAGGAAGGCCTGATCCCGGTCAACATGTTCTACATCTCCCAGAGCCTCACCGACAACCTGTCGGCCGAAGCCTTCTACCAGATCGAATGGGACCAGACCGTCGTCGATAACTGCGGCACCTTCTTCTCGCAGCCGGACATCATCGCCGACGGTTGCAACAACAACCTGCGCGTGCTCAACAGCAGCCGCACGGTGCCTGGGGCTGCCCAGCAGTTCCTCGCCACCCGTGGCGTGAACATCAACGAGGAAGGCGTGATGGTCGGCCGCGGCCCGGACCGTGACGCCCGCGACAGCGGCCAGTTCGGCGTCGCCATGCGCTACATGTTCGAACCGCTGGACACCGAGTTCGGTGCCTACTTCATGAACTACCACAGCCGCGCGCCGATCTTCAGCGCCACCGGTGCCCCGCAGTCGGTGTACGCCGGCTTGGCCGGCTTGCCGGCTCAGCTGAGGTCGCTGGCGCCGATTATTGTCGCGGGCAACTCGAAGTACTTCGTCGAGTATCCGGAAGACATCCGTCTCTACGGCCTGAGCTTCTCCACCACGCTACCCACCGGCACGGCCTGGAGCGGTGAGCTGAGCTACCGCCCCAACGCCCCGGTGCAGTTGAACACCACCGACATCCTGTTCGCCGGCGTGCGTCCGATCGGTGGCGCGCTGGCCAACGCTTCGCTGCTCAACGGTGTTCCCGGCCAGGACCTGCATGGTTATCGCCGCAAGGAGATCACCCAGTTCCAGACCACCCTGACGCACTTCTTCGACCAGGTGATGGGCGCCAGCCGCATGACCGTCGTCGGTGAGGTAGGCGTCACCCACGTCGGTGGCCTGGAAAACGCTCACGAAGTTCGCTACGGCCGCGACCCGGTCTATGGCCCTGGCCCGCTGCCCGCCACCGGCGGTGCCAACACCTGCCAGGCACTCAATGCCAGCACCATCGCCGGTGCCGGTGCTGGCGCTTCCACCGCCAACCTCAACCGCAAGTGCGAGAACGACGGCTACACCACCAGCACCTCCTGGGGCTACCGCGCCCGGGTGATCTGGGACTACAACGACGTCTTCGCCGGGGTCAACCTCAAGCCCAACGTGGCCTGGTCCCACGACGTCTCCGGCTACTCGCCGGGCCCTGGCGGCAACTTCGAGGAAGGCCGCAAGGCAATCAGCCTTGGCCTGGACGCCGAGTACCAGAACACCTACACGGCCAGCCTGTCGTACACCAACTTCTTCGATGGCAAGTACACCACCGTGGATGATCGCGACTTCGTCGCCCTCAGCTTCGGCGTGAACTTCTAA
- a CDS encoding DUF1329 domain-containing protein — protein sequence MKMTTRLLQAGVLGLSLLATGVMAAVSASEAAKLGSTLTPMGAEKAGNADGSIGPWEPLSKSAGTVDSKGFLSDPFGSEKPLFTITAQNAEQYKDKLSPGQLAMLKRYPDTYKIPVYKTHRGSTVPDDVFAAIKENATKTTLVGGGNGLENFRTAIPFPIPKDGVEVIWNHITRYRGGSVTRLVTQATPQQNGSYSLVYFKDQFVFRDKMKDYDPNNPGNILFYFMQEVTAPARLAGTVLLVHETLDQVKEPRKAWIYNAGQRRVRQAPQVSYDGPGTAADGLRTSDNLDMYNGAPDRYDWKLEGKKEMYIASNAYKLDDPKLKYADIIKPGHINQDLARYELRRVWHVVATLKPGQRHIYAKRDFYIDEDTWQAAVIDQYDGRNQLWRVSEAHAQPYYNVQVPWYTLEAIYDLQSGRYLALGMKNEEKSAYDFGFSASKADFQPAALRQSGVR from the coding sequence ATGAAAATGACCACACGTCTGCTGCAAGCCGGTGTACTGGGCCTGTCCCTGCTGGCGACCGGCGTCATGGCTGCGGTTTCTGCCAGCGAGGCGGCCAAGCTGGGTTCGACCCTCACCCCCATGGGCGCGGAAAAGGCCGGCAATGCCGATGGTTCGATCGGCCCCTGGGAGCCGCTGTCGAAGTCCGCCGGGACTGTCGACAGCAAGGGTTTCCTCTCCGACCCGTTCGGCAGCGAGAAACCGCTGTTCACCATCACTGCGCAGAACGCCGAGCAGTACAAGGACAAGCTTTCGCCAGGCCAGTTGGCGATGCTCAAACGTTACCCGGACACCTACAAGATCCCGGTGTACAAGACCCATCGCGGTTCCACCGTGCCTGACGATGTGTTCGCCGCCATTAAGGAAAACGCCACCAAGACCACGCTGGTCGGGGGCGGCAACGGCCTGGAGAACTTCCGCACCGCCATCCCATTCCCGATTCCGAAGGATGGCGTGGAGGTGATCTGGAACCACATCACCCGCTACCGCGGTGGCAGCGTGACCCGCCTGGTGACGCAGGCCACTCCGCAGCAGAACGGCTCGTACAGCCTGGTCTACTTCAAGGACCAGTTCGTGTTCCGCGACAAGATGAAGGATTACGACCCGAATAACCCAGGCAATATCCTGTTCTACTTCATGCAGGAAGTAACCGCGCCAGCGCGCCTGGCCGGTACCGTGCTGCTGGTCCACGAGACCCTCGACCAGGTCAAGGAGCCGCGCAAGGCGTGGATCTACAACGCCGGTCAGCGTCGTGTGCGCCAGGCGCCGCAGGTCTCCTACGACGGCCCGGGTACCGCCGCCGATGGCCTGCGTACCTCCGACAACCTGGACATGTACAACGGTGCGCCGGATCGCTACGACTGGAAGCTCGAAGGCAAGAAGGAGATGTATATCGCCTCCAACGCCTACAAGCTCGATGACCCGAAGCTCAAGTATGCGGACATCATCAAGCCTGGCCACATCAACCAGGACCTGGCGCGTTACGAGCTGCGCCGTGTCTGGCACGTGGTAGCCACGCTCAAACCTGGCCAGCGGCACATCTATGCCAAGCGTGACTTCTACATCGACGAGGACACCTGGCAAGCTGCGGTGATCGACCAGTACGACGGCCGCAACCAGCTGTGGCGCGTCTCCGAGGCCCATGCCCAGCCGTACTACAACGTGCAGGTGCCGTGGTACACCCTCGAAGCCATCTACGACCTGCAATCGGGCCGCTACCTGGCCCTGGGCATGAAGAACGAAGAGAAGAGCGCCTACGACTTCGGCTTCAGTGCCAGCAAGGCTGACTTCCAGCCAGCTGCCCTGCGTCAGTCGGGTGTACGTTGA